A window of the Gammaproteobacteria bacterium genome harbors these coding sequences:
- a CDS encoding succinate dehydrogenase assembly factor 2, translating to MSLEKPRLRWACRRGMLELDVLFMPFVEDAWDELSTNDKQTFERLLECEDPDLFAWAMGHQKSDDPVLQAMMMFIVNRVKV from the coding sequence ATGTCGTTAGAAAAGCCGAGATTAAGATGGGCATGCCGCCGTGGCATGTTAGAGCTAGATGTTCTTTTTATGCCGTTTGTGGAAGATGCTTGGGATGAGTTAAGCACCAACGACAAGCAAACATTTGAGCGCTTGCTCGAATGTGAAGATCCCGATTTATTTGCTTGGGCGATGGGCCATCAAAAAAGCGACGATCCAGTCTTGCAAGCGATGATGATGTTTATTGTTAATCGCGTTAAAGTCTAA
- a CDS encoding TetR/AcrR family transcriptional regulator has protein sequence MARHLNFDRQQTLIAAMELFWRQGYAQTSIADLVNHLGINRFSLYNTYGDKLALYRQALTCYLETVSRPSISQLLEQQAGSEQLISFIKKFIAAKRHNVNGCFIQNAVLECGLTDEVVLAHASNLFALLEQAFSQLITHAIVKGEMTDDIEPAKVSRFLVMQLQGIIALSKAQQFNIVDDSAEVLFDFINSLKHR, from the coding sequence ATGGCAAGGCACTTAAATTTTGATCGGCAGCAAACATTAATTGCGGCAATGGAATTGTTTTGGCGCCAAGGTTATGCCCAAACTTCGATCGCTGATTTGGTCAATCATCTCGGGATTAACCGCTTTAGTTTGTATAATACTTATGGCGACAAATTAGCCTTATACCGCCAAGCGCTGACTTGTTATCTCGAAACAGTGTCGAGGCCCTCGATTAGTCAGTTGTTGGAACAACAAGCTGGTAGCGAACAATTAATTAGCTTTATTAAAAAATTTATCGCTGCTAAACGGCACAACGTTAATGGCTGTTTTATTCAAAATGCGGTCTTAGAGTGCGGCTTAACCGACGAGGTGGTGTTAGCCCATGCTAGCAATTTGTTTGCGTTATTAGAGCAAGCCTTTAGTCAGTTAATAACGCATGCGATTGTTAAAGGCGAGATGACCGATGATATTGAGCCAGCGAAGGTTAGTCGATTTTTAGTGATGCAATTACAGGGAATTATTGCGTTAAGTAAAGCGCAGCAATTTAACATTGTCGACGACAGTGCCGAGGTATTGTTCGATTTTATTAATAGTTTAAAGCACAGGTAA
- a CDS encoding bifunctional adenosylcobinamide kinase/adenosylcobinamide-phosphate guanylyltransferase: protein MYILYFGGQKSGKSALAEAKAIELATTKPVYLATYDNSYNDVAMQQRIDDHIDQRREYFETIEQPRDLPQVIEPGKTYLIDCVSMWIFNNIERSQELLIAELEQLFTLDANIVFVLNDVGSGVIPADKLSRRFVDLSGMLGQFIAKNCDEVFEVKYGLPRQFK from the coding sequence ATGTATATCTTGTATTTCGGTGGCCAGAAAAGTGGTAAAAGTGCGTTGGCTGAGGCCAAAGCTATTGAGTTGGCGACGACTAAACCCGTGTATTTGGCAACTTATGATAACTCATATAACGACGTAGCAATGCAACAGCGCATTGACGACCATATTGACCAGCGCCGTGAGTATTTTGAGACGATAGAGCAGCCTCGGGATTTACCGCAGGTGATAGAGCCGGGCAAGACGTATTTAATTGATTGTGTCTCAATGTGGATATTTAATAATATTGAGCGCTCGCAAGAGCTGTTAATAGCAGAACTTGAACAGCTCTTTACACTCGACGCCAATATTGTTTTTGTCTTAAATGATGTTGGCAGTGGGGTGATCCCTGCTGATAAGTTATCGCGAAGATTTGTCGACTTATCGGGGATGCTCGGTCAATTTATTGCAAAAAATTGTGATGAAGTATTTGAAGTTAAATATGGGTTGCCCCGGCAGTTTAAATAA
- a CDS encoding fatty acid desaturase, which produces MTKPPLLWGNVILFSTTLAATLLLIPWYQLSYGFEATIIVAAVLSLFFCGMSITAGYHRLWSHRTYQAHWSVRLFFAIGGAFALQNSALHWSSDHRTHHKFVDHNEKDPYSAKRGFWYSHIGWMLRNYDIATYDDYSNVRDLQKDPIVMWQHKYYLVLTLATNVGFTVLIGWLSGQMVASIIAVGFARLVCSHHFTFFINSWAHMWGDQPYTDKNTAKDNWLLAIFTHGEGYHNFHHIFESDYRNGIKWYHYDPTKWLISLLAWAGLATKLRITPPQKIEQAKLAMILQRSQQRLAQHHNVEELKLKLQQEYEQLVLKVNQFYQLKKKLFEDQKSLLLKEYDHMTINNQLKELNSAIKLQKKAWLKLANA; this is translated from the coding sequence ATGACAAAACCACCTCTTCTTTGGGGCAACGTAATTCTATTTTCAACGACGTTGGCCGCGACATTATTGCTGATCCCTTGGTATCAATTAAGTTATGGTTTTGAAGCCACAATTATTGTAGCTGCGGTATTAAGTTTATTTTTTTGCGGGATGTCTATCACCGCAGGTTATCACAGATTATGGTCTCACCGAACCTACCAAGCACATTGGAGTGTCAGGTTATTCTTTGCAATTGGCGGTGCCTTTGCTCTGCAAAACTCCGCGCTGCATTGGAGCAGTGACCACAGAACCCACCACAAATTTGTAGATCATAATGAAAAAGACCCTTACAGTGCTAAACGAGGATTTTGGTATTCACACATTGGCTGGATGTTAAGAAATTACGATATCGCCACCTATGATGATTACAGCAACGTGCGTGACTTGCAAAAAGATCCTATTGTGATGTGGCAACACAAGTATTATCTGGTTTTAACCCTCGCTACTAATGTTGGCTTCACTGTACTTATCGGTTGGTTAAGCGGCCAGATGGTCGCCAGTATTATTGCGGTTGGCTTTGCTCGTTTAGTTTGCAGCCATCACTTTACGTTCTTTATTAACTCGTGGGCTCATATGTGGGGTGACCAACCCTACACCGATAAAAATACCGCCAAAGACAATTGGTTATTAGCGATATTCACCCATGGTGAGGGTTACCATAACTTCCATCATATTTTTGAGTCAGACTACCGCAATGGCATCAAGTGGTACCATTACGATCCAACTAAATGGTTAATCAGCCTATTAGCGTGGGCCGGATTAGCCACAAAGTTACGTATTACGCCACCGCAAAAAATAGAACAAGCGAAATTGGCCATGATCTTACAGCGCAGCCAACAGCGCTTAGCTCAGCACCATAACGTTGAAGAGCTAAAGCTAAAATTACAGCAGGAATACGAGCAGCTGGTCCTAAAAGTGAATCAGTTTTATCAATTAAAGAAAAAGTTATTTGAAGATCAAAAAAGCTTACTGCTCAAAGAATATGATCACATGACTATCAACAATCAACTTAAAGAGCTTAACAGCGCGATTAAGTTGCAGAAAAAAGCTTGGCTAAAACTGGCTAACGCTTAA
- the fabR gene encoding HTH-type transcriptional repressor FabR, which yields MGIRAQQKERTRRSLVDAAFNQLSAEHGFSNLSLREVAREAGIAPTSFYRHFKDMNELGLTLVDEGGLMLRQLMRKARQRIRKGGSVIRISTETFMEFVEQSPNVFRLLLQERSGNSAAFRQAVNREIRHFVEELTDYLVQNTELDKTLATIQCEAMLIIVFNAGAEALDMTLEAREGLAERVITQLNMIAIGSFQMSTSNLTDDNMES from the coding sequence ATGGGAATACGAGCTCAACAAAAAGAAAGAACCCGCCGCTCATTGGTTGATGCTGCGTTTAATCAGCTATCTGCAGAGCATGGTTTTTCCAATTTAAGTTTACGGGAAGTTGCACGAGAAGCGGGCATTGCACCAACTTCATTTTATCGCCACTTTAAAGACATGAATGAGCTTGGTTTGACCCTAGTCGATGAGGGGGGGCTGATGCTGCGCCAACTAATGCGCAAGGCACGGCAACGGATCCGCAAGGGCGGCAGCGTCATTCGAATTTCAACCGAAACATTTATGGAGTTTGTTGAACAAAGTCCAAACGTTTTTAGGCTACTATTGCAGGAACGTTCTGGTAATTCAGCAGCATTCCGCCAAGCGGTTAATCGTGAAATACGCCATTTTGTCGAAGAATTAACAGATTATTTGGTCCAAAATACCGAACTAGATAAAACATTAGCTACTATTCAATGTGAAGCTATGTTAATTATTGTATTTAATGCTGGGGCTGAAGCGCTCGATATGACGCTAGAAGCGCGTGAAGGATTAGCCGAGCGAGTAATTACCCAATTGAATATGATCGCAATTGGTTCATTTCAAATGTCTACAAGCAACCTTACTGACGATAATATGGAGAGTTAA
- a CDS encoding DUF1422 family protein has protein sequence MATMSLQENKVLIFSLLAGASANATLAGLTLEQVSFSIFPIVACILAFYCMLDEYQSRALDGDIPVLTGASFLVGALGYSVFIRVAFPEIGNNFLPLMVCMAIIFYMFHKMGLFSK, from the coding sequence ATGGCCACAATGTCACTACAAGAAAACAAAGTGTTAATTTTTTCACTGCTGGCTGGAGCAAGCGCAAATGCAACTTTAGCCGGTTTAACCTTAGAACAAGTTTCTTTTTCTATTTTCCCAATAGTGGCCTGTATTTTGGCTTTTTATTGCATGCTTGATGAATATCAGTCGCGGGCGCTTGATGGGGATATCCCGGTATTAACGGGTGCGAGTTTCTTAGTAGGAGCCTTGGGCTATTCAGTCTTTATCCGGGTTGCCTTTCCCGAAATAGGCAATAACTTCTTACCGCTGATGGTGTGCATGGCGATTATTTTTTATATGTTTCATAAAATGGGGCTATTTAGTAAATAA
- the trmA gene encoding tRNA (uridine(54)-C5)-methyltransferase TrmA, whose protein sequence is MIPGQVDVANYQQQLTEKSEFLVERFKEFTIPNLETYPSEPSHYRLRAEFRVWHQDEDLYHIVFDSQTKEKVRVDQFPSASQLINDVMARLMTELRDNQVLRRKLFQIDYLSTLSGEITVSMLYHRQLDDAWQQEAIALKERLNKEFNLQIIGRARKQKICLDRDYVIEKLQVAGNELIYKQVENSFTQPNGGINQKMLEWALDITKDASGDLLELYCGNGNFSLALAKNFNKVLATEIAKPSVESAQYNIAANNIDNVTIIRMAAEDFTEALKGTREFNRLKGIDLTSFDCNTILVDPPRAGLDLDTLKMIQGYENIIYISCNPDTLADNLSTLAQTHHIERFALFDQFPYTHHMESGVYLTKK, encoded by the coding sequence ATGATCCCAGGTCAGGTCGACGTCGCCAATTACCAACAGCAATTAACCGAAAAATCTGAGTTTTTGGTTGAACGCTTTAAAGAGTTCACGATTCCTAACTTAGAAACATATCCGTCTGAACCTTCTCATTATCGTTTACGTGCTGAATTTCGAGTTTGGCATCAAGATGAAGACCTTTATCATATCGTATTTGATTCGCAGACCAAGGAAAAAGTCCGTGTTGATCAATTCCCATCAGCGTCACAACTGATTAATGATGTAATGGCGAGATTGATGACGGAGCTGCGTGACAACCAGGTATTACGCCGTAAATTATTTCAGATTGATTACCTGTCGACTCTCAGCGGTGAGATTACCGTGTCAATGCTCTACCACCGCCAACTTGACGATGCTTGGCAACAAGAAGCCATCGCATTAAAAGAGCGTTTAAATAAAGAATTTAATTTACAAATTATTGGCCGCGCCCGCAAACAGAAGATTTGTTTAGACCGCGACTATGTGATCGAAAAATTACAAGTGGCTGGCAACGAGCTTATTTATAAGCAAGTCGAAAATAGCTTTACCCAACCGAACGGCGGCATTAATCAAAAAATGCTTGAATGGGCATTAGATATTACCAAAGACGCCAGTGGTGACTTGCTTGAGCTGTATTGCGGCAACGGTAATTTCTCACTGGCATTAGCCAAGAATTTCAATAAAGTATTAGCCACTGAAATAGCCAAGCCCTCTGTTGAGTCTGCGCAATACAATATTGCAGCGAATAATATTGATAATGTGACGATTATTAGAATGGCGGCGGAAGATTTTACCGAAGCGCTAAAGGGAACTCGAGAATTCAATCGGTTAAAGGGCATCGATTTAACCAGCTTCGACTGCAACACGATTTTGGTCGATCCACCACGAGCCGGCTTAGATCTCGATACCTTAAAAATGATTCAAGGATATGAAAATATTATTTATATTTCATGTAACCCGGATACGCTGGCAGACAACTTAAGCACCCTAGCACAAACCCATCACATCGAAAGGTTTGCGCTATTTGATCAGTTCCCATATACCCATCACATGGAGTCTGGGGTTTACCTGACCAAAAAGTAG
- a CDS encoding DUF5610 domain-containing protein → MNINPVNSAANQHIHSGKGHDKVHSGKGHDKVQNGAEQPQVNKTQSSDDKVTVSFDRNQKLIIGAKMLMASLNQKLTIDKSFSYESFSSTSVSIKNGQALDEIEVKPFEFDFEEVAKNVMDFVSGIIIGAREGGASDEKLNELLSQARSGIDQGFSQAREELKGFDIYTKDIEEGINKSYDAIQNSLTELENQLFPQASEQLVQGISNQQIDLLEQEQASVSITTQDGDSININFSNLTSLSQQQQIADGKLNQQINYNQSSSFSFEIDGDLDQDELQAVTSLVKDISQLADEFFNGDVEKAWQQAQELGFDDQEIAQFSFDFKEVKQVAIVEHYSQGSNESPIATISPYIKDLNSIAKQADGLFDNDNLKQLMNDVADQQVKLIEGLQASATQGFNDFNQQLLNALND, encoded by the coding sequence ATGAATATTAACCCAGTCAATAGCGCAGCCAACCAGCATATTCACTCTGGCAAAGGGCACGATAAAGTGCACTCTGGCAAAGGACACGACAAAGTACAAAACGGCGCTGAACAACCTCAGGTAAACAAAACACAAAGCAGTGATGATAAAGTCACCGTAAGTTTCGATCGTAACCAAAAGTTAATTATTGGTGCAAAAATGCTGATGGCTTCACTAAACCAAAAGCTTACTATCGATAAATCGTTTTCGTACGAGTCGTTTTCTAGCACATCGGTCAGCATCAAAAACGGCCAAGCCTTGGATGAGATCGAGGTTAAACCTTTTGAGTTTGATTTTGAAGAAGTCGCCAAAAACGTGATGGATTTTGTGTCCGGTATTATTATTGGGGCAAGAGAAGGGGGCGCCAGTGATGAAAAACTTAATGAGCTGTTAAGTCAGGCACGCAGTGGCATTGATCAAGGATTTTCACAAGCGAGAGAAGAACTTAAAGGATTCGACATTTATACCAAAGATATTGAAGAGGGTATTAATAAAAGCTATGACGCCATCCAGAATTCTTTAACCGAGCTTGAGAATCAACTATTCCCGCAAGCCAGTGAGCAGCTAGTCCAGGGGATTAGTAATCAACAAATTGATTTACTGGAGCAGGAGCAAGCTAGCGTTTCTATTACCACTCAAGACGGCGACAGCATTAATATCAATTTTTCTAACCTTACGAGCTTGTCACAACAGCAACAAATAGCTGATGGCAAACTGAATCAGCAAATTAATTATAATCAAAGCAGCTCGTTTAGCTTTGAAATTGATGGCGATTTAGATCAAGACGAGCTTCAAGCGGTGACCAGCTTAGTAAAAGATATTAGCCAGCTCGCTGATGAATTTTTCAATGGTGATGTCGAAAAAGCGTGGCAACAAGCGCAAGAGCTAGGATTTGACGATCAAGAAATAGCTCAGTTTTCTTTTGATTTTAAAGAAGTAAAGCAAGTAGCAATCGTTGAACACTATAGCCAAGGTAGTAATGAATCGCCAATCGCGACTATTTCACCGTATATTAAAGACCTTAATAGTATTGCTAAGCAAGCCGATGGTTTGTTTGACAACGATAACCTAAAACAGTTAATGAATGATGTTGCCGACCAGCAGGTTAAACTAATCGAAGGATTGCAAGCGTCAGCGACTCAAGGCTTTAATGATTTTAATCAGCAGTTACTTAACGCATTGAACGATTAA
- a CDS encoding glutamate racemase: MAGQILMFDSGIGGISVFREIKQLLPNISIDYLFDNLHYPYGRLSERQLVDRLVELIGQVVQQNQPQLLVIACNTASTIALPALRAHLSIPVIGVVPAIKPAALLSKNKVIGLLATHGTINRDYVAQLADSFASDCSLIKVGTNELVLMAEQAFRGQSIDLERLASVCHPLINTVDTIVLGCTHFPLLKKQLTMVIPQTVTLIDSGQAIAKRVYALAKTEKLGNEVRYRALYTKVYQDESLDHSLKNEGLNELVHISR, translated from the coding sequence TTGGCTGGTCAAATATTAATGTTCGATTCGGGGATCGGCGGCATAAGCGTTTTTCGCGAAATAAAGCAGTTGTTACCCAACATTTCCATTGATTACTTATTTGATAATCTTCATTATCCATACGGGCGCTTAAGTGAACGTCAGTTAGTTGATCGACTTGTCGAATTAATTGGTCAGGTGGTACAGCAAAACCAGCCTCAATTATTAGTTATCGCTTGTAACACGGCAAGTACCATTGCATTGCCCGCATTAAGAGCACATTTATCAATCCCTGTTATCGGGGTTGTGCCAGCGATAAAACCCGCCGCATTATTATCAAAAAATAAAGTAATTGGACTGCTTGCTACCCACGGGACTATTAATCGAGATTATGTTGCTCAATTAGCCGATTCATTTGCATCAGATTGTTCATTGATTAAGGTCGGAACCAACGAATTGGTCCTAATGGCTGAACAGGCCTTTCGAGGGCAGTCGATTGATTTGGAGCGATTAGCTAGCGTGTGCCATCCGCTGATTAATACGGTTGATACAATAGTATTAGGTTGTACTCACTTTCCCTTGCTAAAAAAGCAACTAACCATGGTGATACCGCAAACGGTAACATTAATCGATTCTGGCCAGGCGATAGCCAAGCGAGTTTATGCGCTGGCTAAAACAGAAAAGCTCGGTAACGAAGTACGCTACCGAGCTTTGTATACTAAAGTGTATCAAGACGAATCACTCGACCATTCATTAAAAAATGAAGGATTGAATGAGTTAGTACATATTAGTCGCTAG